Proteins encoded in a region of the Anopheles aquasalis chromosome 2, idAnoAquaMG_Q_19, whole genome shotgun sequence genome:
- the LOC126569372 gene encoding uncharacterized protein LOC126569372 codes for MSETPGSCPEALSSDTDSFLLHVNPALIESALTPIPSGLIQPNVWPLMEHKIKKGQNTDLTVRIDQQRFPCHLLPLQCFSGFFEQEVTPGKELIELPGEKVSPAAFRIIYEWILDPRRRLEAAHFTAVLVAAEFLQIPALVERCWQHLDSPRVIEDVAFYVFLQSIPFRCTEVRTMMLRRVCRFFLVLVSTPEFCEMTLDDLSVLLSSNIIGVFDETDVLFAVCLWLLYDWFERSELVDETMQLVRFEAMRAADLGRLCIFRECAELQPILRHPTTKQLVDKALASVCARELSSEGDVAGSQQTDLRIRLQADSPETKAFAAGERCFEGFNEFMALIRSDPTVWQTFRVAGGNTGPLPEVFAGMEGGH; via the coding sequence ATGAGCGAGACACCCGGTAGCTGCCCCGAAGCGTTGTCCTCTGATACCGATTCGTTCCTGTTGCACGTCAATCCTGCGCTGATTGAATCGGCACTAACACCCATCCCATCCGGGCTAATTCAACCCAACGTATGGCCGCTGATGGAGCACAAGATAAAGAAGGGCCAAAACACGGACCTTACCGTGCGCATCGACCAGCAACGTTTCCCTTGCCATCTGCTCCCGCTGCAGTGTTTTAGCGGGTTCTTTGAACAGGAAGTGACCCCCGGTAAGGAGTTGATCGAACTGCCCGGTGAAAAGGTGTCCCCGGCTGCCTTTCGCATCATCTACGAATGGATACTGGATCCGAGGCGACGTCTTGAGGCTGCCCACTTTACGGCCGTTCTGGTGGCGGCCGAATTTCTTCAAATTCCCGCTCTGGTCGAACGCTGCTGGCAGCATCTGGACAGCCCGCGAGTGATTGAAGACGTGGCGTTCTACGTGTTTCTGCagagcattccattccggtgcaCCGAGGTGCGGACCATGATGTTGCGGCGTGTCTGTCGCTTTTTCCTGGTCCTCGTCAGCACGCCCGAGTTCTGCGAGATGACGCTGGACGATCTGTCGGTGCTGTTGTCCTCCAACATTATCGGCGTGTTTGACGAAACGGACGTTCTGTTtgccgtgtgtctgtggttgCTGTACGATTGGTTCGAGCGGTCAGAGCTGGTGGACGAAACGATGCAACTGGTCCGGTTCGAGGCGATGCGAGCCGCAGATCTGGGGCGGCTGTGCATTTTCCGCGAGTGTGCCGAACTGCAACCGATATTGCGCCATCCGACCACGAAACAGTTGGTGGACAAAGCGTTGGCCTCGGTGTGTGCCCGCGAGTTGAGCAGCGAAGGGGATGTCGCCGGATCACAGCAGACGGATTTGCGTATCCGGTTGCAGGCGGATTCACCGGAAACGAAGGCGTTCGCTGCGGGAGAACGGTGTTTTGAGGGGTTCAACGAGTTCATGGCGCTCATCCGCTCCGATCCTACCGTTTGGCAAACGTTTCGGGTGGCCGGAGGCAATACGGGGCCCCTGCCGGAAGTGTTCGCCGGTATGGAAGGTGGACATTGA